One window from the genome of Nicotiana tomentosiformis chromosome 5, ASM39032v3, whole genome shotgun sequence encodes:
- the LOC104112507 gene encoding transcription factor bHLH118-like has translation MDNYLWEIFSCKQNIEQDHDHHHHQLLQIPNFQLNGFCQQDQIPNQDLIGGPREISSFNNNNNYASVPTTPSSVNRRQEITISSNDDSKKVVHRNVERHRRQEMANLLTSLRSLFPLEFIKGKRSASDHMQIAVNYIKHLQKNIEELDNRRKQIKNSLDNLGAKNGSSSASYVHNNFVTVNICQDGMEILINVNSHKEEMFPLSKVLRWLLLEGLNVVSCVNSKQDEWTLIRIQCQVSDISGVSAVVLQKKLTDLIN, from the exons ATGGATAATTATCTTTGGGAGATCTTTAGTTGTAAACAAAATATTGAACAAGATCATGATCATCATCATCACCAGCTACTTCAGATTCCTAATTTCCAATTAAATGGATTTTGCCAACAAGACCAAATCCCTAATCAAGATCTTATAGGTGGTCCTCGCGAAATTTCTTcattcaacaacaataataattacGCCTCAGTCCCAACAACTCCGTCTTCTGTCAATAGAAGGCAAGAAATTACTATAAGTAGTAATGATGATTCCAAGAAAGTTGTGCACAGAAATGTTGAAAGGCATAGAAGGCAAGAAATGGCAAATCTTCTTACTTCTCTTAGATCCCTTTTTCCCCTTGAGTTTATCAAG GGTAAACGTTCAGCATCAGATCACATGCAAATAGCTGTGAATTATATAAAGCATCTTCAGAAGAATATAGAAGAGTTAGACAATAGAAGAAAACAAATCAAGAATTCATTGGATAATTTGGGTGCTAAAAATGGAAGTTCTTCAGCAAGTTATGTGCACAACAATTTTGTGACAGTAAACATATGTCAAGATGGTATGGAGATTTTGATTAATGTCAATAGTCATAAAGAGGAAATGTTTCCTTTGTCCAAAGTGCTAAGATGGCTACTCCTAGAAGGGCTAAATGTCGTTAGTTGTGTTAACTCCAAACAAGATGAATGGACTTTGATCAGGATTCAATGTCAG GTGAGTGATATATCAGGTGTCAGTGCAGTTGTACTGCAAAAGAAATTGACTGATTTGATTAATtag
- the LOC104119355 gene encoding eukaryotic translation initiation factor 5B-like produces the protein MGGKKPTVREEESIISSKQGGGGGKLKKNNKVIDDDEYSMATEISDEPTIQEEQVAPALAFDKRKSKKGKKRESSYGVVGDSYQETESVASSKQGKSSARLFTTSVFHTIDDEDNEDGQLSEEDEDPAVAFTGKGNGISFSANLLDEENDADTSVKLEAEAIEGDDAPEVIFSGKKKSAKKKNKNVFSTMDVDVGTDSSNVADQDQASAGVNREEADDNIGKKQATDVSETSKNKAKKKKGGRTAQLDEDEIDKILAEIGEGQPTSTPAHASLPQKEKSQLQSQLGDDSREKEAVEEGTLESAAAKKKKKKKEKEKEKKAAAAASMMEEKQEETKNDTRGKLADKKQSKQVREMQERLKKMKEAEERKKKEEEERLREEEEERHRQEELERLEEEKKRLKKEREKEKLLKKKQEGKLLTGKQKEEARRLEAMRKQFLANGGGLPLSTGESTKEATKRPIYQKMKSKPQAQANGKNQEESVESTEVQEHQQDIVSEVDSMESEKVKDINSASVEKKSKIAAAEENGVEEEEDDEEWDAKSWDDANLKLPGKSAFEDEEIDSHPQPIIKKEIKAARSAASDAGPLPVAAKSVIPTQKVAASVPAVTKNDGSKMREPEVGIAVEGTEKCGASSSQSEYNLRSPISCIMGHVDTGKTKLLDCIRGTNVQEGEAGGITQQIGATYFPAENIRERTKELRADATLRVPGLLVIDTPGHESFTNLRSRGSGLCDIAILVVDIMHGLEPQTIESLNLLKMRNTEFIVALNKVDRLYGWKVCRNAPIVKAMKQQSKDVHFEFNTRLTQVITQFKEQGINTELYYKNKEMGKDTFSIVPTSAISGEGIPDLLLLLVQWTQKTMVGRLTYSNEVQCTVLEVKVVEGQGTTIDVVLVNGVLHEGDQIVVCGMQGPIVTSIRALLTPDPMKELRVKGSYMQHKEIKAAQGIKINAQGLEHAIAGTSLYVVGPNDDVEDIKEAAMEDMRSVMNRIDKRGEGVYVQASTLGSLEALLEFLKTPEVSIPVSGIGIGPVHKKDVMKASVMLEKKKEYATILAFDVKVTQEARELADEVGVKIFIADIIYHLFDQFKAYIDNIKEEKKKEVAEEAVFPCLLKIVPNHVFNKKDPIVLGADVIEGIVKVGTPICIPQREFIDIGRIASIENNHKPVDYAKKGQQVAIKIVGTNPEEQQKMFGRHFDIEDELVSKISRRSIDILKANFRNDLSVEDWRLVKSLKTRFKIQ, from the exons ATGGGGGGAAAGAAGCCTACAGTCCGCGAAGAAGAGAGCATTATATCTTCCAAGCAGGGTGGTGGTGGAGGGAAGTTAAAGAAGAATAATAaggtgattgatgatgatgaatacTCTATGGCGACTGAAATTTCTGACGAGCCTACGATTCAGGAAGAGCAAGTAGCACCAGCATTGGCATTTGACAAGAGAAAAAGTAAAAAGGGGAAGAAAAGGGAGTCTAGCTACGGAGTGGTTGGTGATAGTTACCAAGAGACTGAAAGTGTTGCCTCGTCGAAGCAAGGGAAGAGCAGTGCAAGATTGTTTACTACATCTGTGTTTCACACTATTGATGATGAGGATAACGAAGATGGGCAGCTATCTGAGGAAGATGAAGATCCAGCAGTTGCCTTTACCGGGAAGGGTAATGGCATTTCTTTTAGTGCTAATCTTCTTGACGAAGAAAATGATGCAGATACATCTGTTAAGTTGGAGGCAGAGGCAATTGAAGGAGATGATGCACCAGAAGTTATTTTTTCAGGTAAAAAGAAGTCAgctaagaagaagaataaaaatgTGTTTAGTACAATGGACGTTGATGTAGGAACTGACTCGTCCAATGTTGCTGATCAAGACCAAGCTAGCGCAGGGGTTAATCGGGAAGAAGCTGATGACAATATAGGCAAAAAGCAGGCAACAGATGTGTCCGAAACTTCAAAGAACAAAGCCAAGAAAAAGAAGGGTGGGCGTACTGCTCAACTAGATGAGGATGAGATCGACAAGATTCTGGCAGAGATAGGTGAAGGGCAACCTACATCTACACCTGCTCATGCTTCTCttccacaaaaagagaaaagtcaATTGCAGTCTCAACTAGGAGATGATTCACGAGAGAAGGAAGCAGTTGAGGAAGGAACTCTGGAGTCTGCTGcggcaaagaagaagaaaaagaagaaggagaaggaaaaagagaaaaaggCAGCTGCAGCTGCCTCTATGATGGAGGAAAAGCAGGAAGAAACAAAGAATGACACTAGAGGAAAATTGGCAGATAAAAAACAGTCGAAACAGGTTAGGGAGATGCAAGAGAGACTTAAGAAAATGAAGGAAGCTGAAGAaaggaagaagaaggaagaagaggaaaggttaagggaggaagaagaagaacgacaTCGACAGGAAGAACTAGAAAGACTTGAAGAGGAGAAAAAACGCTTGAAAAAGGAGAGGGAGAAGGAAAAGCTCTTGAAGAAGAAACAAGAGGGGAAATTGCTTACAGGAAAGCAAAAGGAAGAAGCTCGAAGGTTAGAAGCAATGAGAAAGCAATTTCTCGCTAATGGCGGGGGTTTGCCACTCTCAACTGGCGAGAGTACAAAAGAGGCAACCAAACGGCCTATTTACCAAAAAATGAAGTCAAAGCCACAAGCTCAGGCTAATGGAAAAAACCAGGAAGAGTCTGTTGAAAGCACAGAAGTGCAAGAACATCAGCAAGACATTGTCTCTGAGGTTGATTCCATGGAATCTGAGAAGGTTAAGGATATTAATTCAGCAAGCGTAGAGAAGAAGTCAAAAATAGCTGCTGCTGAAGAGAATGGAGttgaagaagaggaagatgaTGAAGAATGGGATGCGAAAAGTTGGGATGATGCCAATCTTAAATTGCCTGGCAAGAGTGCTTTTGAAGATGAAGAGATAGATTCACATCCGCAACCTATCATTAAGAAAGAGATTAAGGCTGCAAGGTCAGCTGCTAGTGATGCAGGGCCTCTGCCTGTTGCTGCCAAGTCCGTGATTCCTACTCAAAAAGTTGCAGCAAGTGTACCAGCTGTCACTAAGAATGATGGAAGTAAGATGAGGGAGCCTGAGGTTGGGATTGCAGTGGAAGGAACAGAAAAATGTGGTGCTTCTTCTAGCCAGAGTGAATACAATCTCCGGTCTCCTATTTCCTGTATCATGGGCCATGTCGATACTGGTAAAACAAAGCTCCTTGACTGCATACGAGGCACTAATGTTCAAGAAGGTGAAGCTGGAGGGATTACGCAGCAGATAGGTGCAACTTATTTTCCAGCTGAGAATATACGCGAGAGAACTAAAGAACTTAGAGCTGATGCTACACTGAGGGTCCCTGGATTGTTGGTCATTGACACACCTGGACATGAATCATTCACTAATCTGCGGTCTAGAGGTTCAGGTTTATGTGATATTGCAATTTTGGTCGTAGACATTATGCATGGGTTAGAACCGCAGACAATCGAGTCACTTAATCTTCTAAAGATGAGGAATACAGAATTTATTGTTGCTCTGAACAAG GTAGATCGGCTTTATGGATGGAAAGTTTGCCGCAATGCACCTATTGTGAAGGCAATGAAGCAACAGTCCAAAGATGTTCACTTTGAATTTAATACGAGGCTTACTCAG GTCATTACCCAGTTCAAGGAACAAGGTATAAATACCGAATTATACTATAAAAACAAAGAAATGGGAAAGGATACTTTTAGCATTGTACCTACTAGTGCAATCAG TGGTGAAGGTATTCCTGACTTATTGTTATTACTGGTGCAATGGACACAAAAGACAATGGTTGGGAGACTAACTTACAGCAATGAAGTCCAA TGTACTGTTTTGGAGGTTAAGGTTGTTGAAGGCCAGGGAACAACCATTGATGTGGTATTGGTCAATGGTGTGCTACATGAAGGAGATCAAATAGTAGTTTGTGGCATGCAG GGCCCTATTGTCACCTCAATTCGAGCGTTATTGACGCCTGACCCAATGAAGGAACTTCGAGTAAAG GGTTCATATATGCAGCACAAAGAAATCAAGGCTGCACAGGGAATAAAGATCAATGCTCAG GGGCTTGAGCATGCAATTGCTGGAACTAGTCTATATGTTGTGGGGCCTAATGATGACGTAGAAGACATCAAAGAAGCAGCTATGGAAGATATGAGGTCGGTGATGAACAGGATTGATAAAAGAGGGGAAGGAGTTTATGTTCAAGCGTCTACACTTGGATCATTGGAAGCTTTGCTGGAGTTCTTGAAAACTCCCGAAGTAAGCATACCTGTCAGTGGAATTGGCATAGGCCCTGTGCATAAAAAGGATGTCATGAAAGCTAGTGTAATGCTTGAGAAGAAGAAAGAGTATGCAACAATCTTGGCCTTTGATGTGAAAGTGACACAAGAAGCTCGGGAACTTGCGGATGAAGTTGGAGTCAAAATTTTTATTGCTGATATTATTTATCACCTGTTCGATCAGTTTAAGGCCTACATCGACAAtatcaaagaagaaaaaaagaaggaagTTGCTGAAGAAGCAGTCTTCCCCTGTCTGCTCAAGATCGTACCTAATCATGTCTTCAACAAGAAGGATCCAATTGTTCTAGGAGCTGATGTTATTGAGGGCATCGTCAAG GTCGGGACTCCAATATGTATTCCACAGAGGGAATTCATTGATATTGGCCGGATTGCATCCATCGAGAACAACCATAAGCCTGTTGATTATGCCAAGAAAGGACAACAGGTGGCCATTAAG ATAGTTGGAACTAACCCAGAGGAGCAACAGAAGATGTTTGGTCGGCATTTTGATATTGAAGACGAGCTTGTTAGCAAAATATCTAGAAGATCCATTGACATTCTCAAGGCCAATTTTCGG AACGACTTGTCTGTTGAAGATTGGAGGCTCGTGAAGAGTCTGAAGACCCGATTCAAGATACAATGA
- the LOC104093696 gene encoding transcription factor bHLH118-like isoform X2 produces MDPLSEIFSFHEIQDYDLYHQEIQIPSTPCQIPQQDLVKVGTNSLARNDTNKKKRSRRLLSSVSKDSTSNEIMDQNKLIKRIAHRDIERQRRQEMAHLYASLRSHLPLEFLKGKPSASDHLEQAMNYIQHLENNINDFEKKRDKLNLFAHYSNREDKESIHKYNLEEHVTVNSCQDGLEILIKNKFGKEGLPLSKVLEELMKRKLNVVTCVSTTVDETSLHKIQDTDVSCMDVSTLEEKLAEMMLNLS; encoded by the exons ATGGATCCTCTCTCAGAAATCTTCTCTTTTCATGAAATCCAAGATTATGATCTTTATCATCAGGAGATTCAGATCCCCTCTACTCCATGTCAAATACCCCAACAAGATTTGGTCAAGGTTGGCACTAATTCCTTGGCAAGAAATGAtactaataaaaagaaaagatCAAGAAGATTATTATCAAGTGTTTCAAAAGACAGTACTAGTAATGAGATCATGGATCAAAACAAGCTCATAAAAAGAATTGCACATAGAGATATTGAAAGACAAAGGAGGCAAGAAATGGCTCATCTTTATGCTTCTCTTAGATCACATCTTCCTCTTGAATTTCTCAAG ggAAAACCTTCGGCATCAGATCATTTGGAACAAGCTATGAATTACATCCAACACCTTGAGAATAAtattaatgattttgaaaaaaagagAGACAAGCTGAATCTTTTTGCCCATTATTCCAACAGGGAGGATAAGGAAAGCATCCATAAATATAATTTAGAAGAGCATGTGACAGTGAATTCTTGTCAAGATGGTCTGGAGATTTTGATCAAAAACAAGTTTGGAAAAGAAGGGCTTCCTCTTTCAAAAGTGCTTGAAGAACTCATGAAGAGAAAATTAAATGTTGTTACTTGTGTTTCTACTACAGTAGATGAAACATCCCTCCACAAAATTCAG GATACCGATGTTTCATGCATGGATGTATCTACACTTGAAGAAAAGCTAGCCGAGATGATGCTTAATTTGTCTTAA
- the LOC104093696 gene encoding transcription factor bHLH118-like isoform X1, which translates to MDPLSEIFSFHEIQDYDLYHQEIQIPSTPCQIPQQDLVKVGTNSLARNDTNKKKRSRRLLSSVSKDSTSNEIMDQNKLIKRIAHRDIERQRRQEMAHLYASLRSHLPLEFLKGKPSASDHLEQAMNYIQHLENNINDFEKKRDKLNLFAHYSNREDKESIHKYNLEEHVTVNSCQDGLEILIKNKFGKEGLPLSKVLEELMKRKLNVVTCVSTTVDETSLHKIQVEDTDVSCMDVSTLEEKLAEMMLNLS; encoded by the exons ATGGATCCTCTCTCAGAAATCTTCTCTTTTCATGAAATCCAAGATTATGATCTTTATCATCAGGAGATTCAGATCCCCTCTACTCCATGTCAAATACCCCAACAAGATTTGGTCAAGGTTGGCACTAATTCCTTGGCAAGAAATGAtactaataaaaagaaaagatCAAGAAGATTATTATCAAGTGTTTCAAAAGACAGTACTAGTAATGAGATCATGGATCAAAACAAGCTCATAAAAAGAATTGCACATAGAGATATTGAAAGACAAAGGAGGCAAGAAATGGCTCATCTTTATGCTTCTCTTAGATCACATCTTCCTCTTGAATTTCTCAAG ggAAAACCTTCGGCATCAGATCATTTGGAACAAGCTATGAATTACATCCAACACCTTGAGAATAAtattaatgattttgaaaaaaagagAGACAAGCTGAATCTTTTTGCCCATTATTCCAACAGGGAGGATAAGGAAAGCATCCATAAATATAATTTAGAAGAGCATGTGACAGTGAATTCTTGTCAAGATGGTCTGGAGATTTTGATCAAAAACAAGTTTGGAAAAGAAGGGCTTCCTCTTTCAAAAGTGCTTGAAGAACTCATGAAGAGAAAATTAAATGTTGTTACTTGTGTTTCTACTACAGTAGATGAAACATCCCTCCACAAAATTCAGGTTGAG GATACCGATGTTTCATGCATGGATGTATCTACACTTGAAGAAAAGCTAGCCGAGATGATGCTTAATTTGTCTTAA